In the genome of Pontibacter actiniarum, the window GCGATCCAGACTGTGTTTGGCGAGCATGCCTATGACCTGAACATCAGCTCTACCAAGTCGATGACAGGCCACCTGCTGGGTGCCGCCGGTGCCATTGAGGCCATTGCTTCCATAATGGCTGTCCGCAACAACATTGTGCCGCCAACCATCAACCACTTCACCGACGACGATAAGATCGACAACCGCCTGAACTTTACGTTCAATAAGGCGCAGGAGCGTGAAGTGAAAGTTGCCATGAGCAACACGTTTGGGTTCGGTGGTCACAACACCTCTGTTATATTCCGTCAATTGAACGATTAGTGTTTGGGCCTTTTAAACCAGTTCGGCGCGCTTACCACAGGTTATTTAACAAAGACAAGGTACTAGTACGCGCGCTCGCTGGCATTATTGGCAGTACACCCGATAATCTCCGCCTGTACAGACTTGCCCTGACGCACACGTCTTTTGCCCGGCAGACTGCTGCCGGCAAGCATGAGACGAACGAGCGCCTGGAGTTTTTGGGAGATGCGGTACTTGGTGCTGTGGTAGCAGAGCACCTGTTTAAGAAATTCCCTTACGAAGACGAGGGGTTTCTGACGGAAATCCGTTCGCGCATCGTAAACCGAGAGTCGCTGAACCAGATAGCCGTAAAGATCGGGCTTAACCTGCTGGTAAAGGTGGATACCTCCAACCACGGCATGCGCCATAAGTCGGTTAACGGCAATGCGCTGGAGGCACTGGTCGGGGCTATTTACCTGGACAAGGGCTACAACACCACGCGCATGTTTATCCTGAGCAAGCTGGTGAAGCCGCACGTGGACATACACAACCTAGTGAATACCACTGCCAACTTCAAAAGCAAGCTGATAGAGTGGGCGCAGAGCCAGAACCTGGAGATCCGCTTCGACATTATCAAGCGTAAGCAACAGGGCAACACCACCGAGTTTACCTCCGAAGTATACATCGACGACAAACCCATTGCCGTAGGCATAGGCCTCTCCAAGAAAAAGGCTGACCAGGCTGCGGCCGAAAAAGGGCTGGAGGCGCTCAAGATTAGCTAGGGCATAGCGTACTCCAGAACCTAAAATCCTCCTTAACCACACATTAGGAAAGGCCCTCTGTTGGCCTCTGCAGCTCATTTGTGAGAAATTTCACAAAATAGCCTGCTTTCTATATAACCTATTTGCTACTGCTCCAGTATCTGCACAAAAGGTATATGGCATTGGCAAAGAGTAACATAGAGCAGATAATCGTATCGTTTTTGGCGGTTATTTTCCTGATAGTTTCTATCAGCTGTGTATCCTTTGAGAAAAAGCTGGTAGACACGCACGGCAAGAAAGCAGCCACCGCTTACAAGCTCGACCTGGACCCCAGCGACAAGGACGGCAAAGACCTGGCGTTTACCTTCCTGGCTGCTATAAGTATATTCTTGCTTGCCTTCCCAAAGCAAGCGTGCCGTGCCGTATTTAGTGAAGTATACCTGCTAAGGGTTATCCGCAAACTCTACATCCTCTTTCATAGCATCAAGGCCCATCTTCGGGCAACTCTGTAACGTGTACCCGTGCCCGGTAAAGGCTGCACCCATAGCAGCAAAGGTGCTTTGGGTACCAACAAGAAAATCTTACCGCTACTTTTAACTAGTGCCACGGCTTTCGGCAGGTAGAGAAATCTGTTTGCTGTAGGCTCATGGCTGCTTCCCCTGTGTTGCTGCAGCTCCTGTGGCAATACATCTCCAGCGCCAGAGAATGCCTTGCAAGGCAGAGCCTCTGTAGCACACTCCTGACCCGGCTGCTTATCAGGCCGGGTAACTCATCTTATCTAAAAACTAAACCTGTTAAATGCTATGAACTGTCGGTTTTGCAAAGAGCCACTCTACAACAAATTTGTAGACCTTGTTAACTGCCCACCCTCCAATGCATTTTTAACCTATGAGCAGCTCAGCGAGCCGGAGCTATACTTTCCGCTTACAATCTACGCCTGCGATACATGCCACCTGGTGCAGGTAGATGAGTACAAGAAGGCCAAAGAGATCTTTAACAGTGAGTATGTGTACTTTTCATCCTACTCCAAAAGCTGGGTAGAGCATGCGCGGCGCTATGTGGAGGCTATGATGGACCGCTTTGGGTACAACGAAGAGTCCCTGGTGATCGAGATTGCCTCTAATGACGGCTACCTGTTGCAGCACTTCAGGAACAACGGCGTGCCGGTGCTGGGCATTGAGCCAACCCGCAACACGGCAGAGGTTGCCCTGGAGAAAGGCATCCCTACTATAACGGAGTATTTCGGGGCAGGCTTTGCCCACGAGCTAAGTATAAAGCAGCAAAAGGCAAACCTGCTGATCGGCAACAACGTGCTGGCGCATGTGCCGGACATCAACGACTTTGTGGAAGGCCTGAAAGTGGCGCTTCGTAAGCGTGGCGTCATCACCATGGAGTTTCCGCACCTGCTGCGGCTGGTAGAAGACTGCCAGTTCGACACTATCTACCATGAGCATTTCTCCTACCTCTCCTTCACCACGGTTAAAACGATTTTTGAGGCACATGCCCTGGAGATGTTCGATGTAGAGGAGGTGCCCACGCATGGTGGCTCGCTCAGGATATTTGCCAAGCATCTCAAAGACGATACCAGGCAGATAAGCCCGAAGGTGCAGGCCATGCTGGATAAAGAAGAGGCCGCAGGCATTAAAACAAGCGCGTACTACCTCGGCTTTCAGGAGCGGGTGGACACTAGTAAGTATGAGCTGCTGCAGTTCTTGCTGGACAAGAAGAAAGCAGGCAAAAAAGTGATCGGTTATGGGGCAGCGGCAAAAGGAAACACCCTGCTGAACTATGCCGGGATCAAAGGCAACGACCTCATTGAGTTTGTGGTGGATGCAGCTCCGTCCAAACAGGGAAAATACCTGCCGGGCAGCCACATTCCGGTGTGCGAGGAGGCTAACATTCGGGAGTTCGAGCCAGACTACATCATCATATTCCCGTGGAACCTGAAAGAGGAGGTGATGAACCAGCTAGCCTACGTGCAGGAGTGGGGGTGTACGTTTGTAACGTTTATACCTGCCTTGCACGTGTGTGAGCCAAAACCTCAGAAAGTTAATGTATAATACCTGGCAGTTTTACTATTTACCCCTCGGGCAGGCCTTGCTTTAAGTAAGGCTTGCCTTTTTTTGTTTTGCGGCTCTGCGTCTCCACTGTGCCAGGTACAGGCCGATGGGGTTGGTGGGCTCTCCCGGCACAACCGCTGCGTAGGGCATTATATGCAACAATTCAGGTATTCTGTGTTCAAAATTAAAATCCTGCACTTAACTTGCCCCCCTATATATGCGTTATAAACCCCTATGGAAGAAACGAGATTAATGCTGGCTGCGGCTGCCCTAAACCAAACACCAATGGACTGGGCAGGTAACCTGCAAAACATACAAACTGCCATAAACGAGGCAAAGCAAAACAACACAGACCTCCTGCTTTTACCCGAGCTGGCCATTACAGGCTACGGCTGCGAAGACATGTTCCTGAGCCCCTGGCTTTCGGAGATGGCCTTTAACCAGCTGCTCCAGGTAAAGGACATGTGTGACGGTATTACGGTGGCGGTAGGCCTGCCTGTTTTCCTGAACATGCGTGTCTATAATACTGCCTGTGTTATCAGGAACAAAGAGATCATTGGCTTTACGGCCAAGCAGTTTCTGGCTAACGATGGCGTGCACTACGAGCCGCGCTGGTTTACGCCATGGCCGGCCAACGAAGTGCAGGAGTTTGAAATGCTGGGGCAGAAGTACAGCATTGGCGATATTGTGTATGAAGAGCAGGGCGTAAAGTATGCCTTTGAGATTTGCGAGGATGCCTGGCGCCCGAACCGCCCGGCAGAGCGGCACATGCCCAAAGGCGTGCAGCTTATACTTAACCCGAGCGCCAGCCACTTTGCCCTGAGCAAAACGGATGTGCGCTACAGGCTGGTGGTGGATGCCTCTAAGAAGTACCAGTGCGCCTACATGTACGCCAACCTGTTAGGCAACGAGGCAGGCCGCATGATCTACGATGGCGAGGTGCTTATTGCGCAGAACGGAAAGCTGATCCGCCGGAATGAGCTGCTGTGCTTTAAGGACGTGGACATGGAGTGTGCGGAAGTGTGCTTCTCGGATAACCCGGAGATAGCCGAGGTGATAGAGTACCTGCCGCCAATTGATGAGAACAAAGAAGTGATTGCCGCGCTGAGCCTGGCCCTGTTCGACTACATGCGCAAAAGCCGCAGCCGGGGCTTCGTGCTGTCGCTGAGTGGCGGCGCCGACTCCTCTCTGTGCGCTGTGGCGGTGGCGGAGATGGTGCGCAGAGGCGTAGAGAGCCTGGGGCGCGAGGCATTTGTGGAGAAGGCCCTGTTTTTCTCAGCCGAAGACAAGGCCCGCATTGCTCAGCTGCCGCAGGAGGAGGCACAGAAAGCCATTGTTAACAAGCTCCTGACCTGCGCTTACCAAGGCACAGTAAACTCTTCCGACGACACCTATACTTCTGCCAAAGAGCTGGCCGACTCCATCGGGGCCAGGTTCTACAACTGGACGATTGACGAGGAGGTGAAGGGGTACATCGGCAAGATAGAGCACGCCCTAGGCCGGAAGTTAACATGGGAGCAGGACGACATCACGCTGCAGAACATACAGGCCCGTGTGCGTGCGCCCGGCATCTGGATGCTGGCTAACATACAGTACGCGCTGCTGATGGCCACCTCTAACCGCAGCGAAGCCTCTGTGGGCTATGCTACCATGGACGGGGACACGGCGGGTAGTATTTCACCCATCGCAGGTATAGACAAAGCGTTTATCCGGCAGTTTCTGGTGTGGGCGCAGCAGGAGCTGGGCTATACCGGCCTGCAGTATGTGAACAACCTGCAGCCGAGCGCCGAGCTGCGGCCGTCTGAAGAGGAGCAGACCGACGAGAAGGACCTGATGCCTTACGAGGTGCTGAACCAGATAGAGCGGCTTGCCTTCCATGACCGCTATTCGCCGGAGGAGGTGTACACGATTCTGCTGGAGCAGCAAGTAGCCCAGGCGGAAGTGCTGAAAGCCTGGATCACGAAGTTCTATAGCCTGTGGAGCCGCAACCAGTGGAAACGCGAGCGCTACGCACCGGCCTTCCACCTGGACGACTACAACGTGGACCCACGCAGCTGGCTGCGCTTCCCGATCCTGAGCGGAGGCTTTAGAGAGGAACTTAAGCGGGTGCAGGATAAGTAAGCATAAAGCTAAACGTAGCGTAGCACAGCAGGCGCTGCCCTACCAGGCAGCGCCTGCTGTGTGTTTACCGGTTGCCGTACTTTCGTTTGAGGTGCTCGTTGGTGAGCAGAATGCTGCCCATAAACAGCGGGAGCATGAGCCCGGCCAGCACAAGTATACTTGCAGGCACCTGCAGCAGGAGGTGGCACAGCCAGCCGGCCAGCACCGAGACAACGCCGGTGCCAACAATGAGGCGGGCATAGTAGCGGTTGCCCTCACGCCAGTTTTCGGGGCTGCGCATGGAGTAGTGCGTACGGAAACCGTAGAACCAGTTGATGTGCCGCGGCGGCCAGGCCTGCAGAACAAGGCCGATCAGTAGCACGAGCAGGCCGGGCAAAAGGTGCAGAAACAACATGGGCTAAAATTTAAGCAGCGGTGGTACAACACGAATGGGCAGCATCTTACGTTTTTTCGGTGAGCGATTTATCGTAACTTTGGCAGATAAGCATCACCTCTATGAACATACTAAACTATATCCTCTGGAATGTTGATCCGGACATTTTCAGCATCGGGCCACTCACCATTCGCTGGTACGGCCTGCTTTTCGCGCTGGGCTTTGTCTTCGGTCAGCGTATCCTAACCAAGATATACGTAGCCGAAGGCCGCACCGAGGGCGACGTGGACGTGATTACGCTGTACATGATCATCGGTACCGTAATCGGGGCACGCCTGGGCCATACCTTGTTCTACGCCCCGGATTACTACCTGAGCAACCCCATCGAGATACTGAAGATATGGGAGGGCGGCCTGGCGAGCCACGGCGCTACCATTGGCATTCTCTTCGCGCTGTGGCTGTTCAGCAGAAAACAGAAGTTCGACTACATGTGGGTGCTGGACCGCATCGTGATTGTGGTAGCCCTGGGCGGTGCCCTTATTCGTATGGGTAACCTGATGAACTCAGAGATCATTGGCCGCCCGACAGACGTGCCGTGGGCTTTTGAGTTTGTGCGCCTGGGCGAGAACCCGGTGGTGCCGCGCCACCCGACGCAGCTCTACGAGTCGTTGAGTGTGTTTGCGCTGTTTGTGCTGCTGTACTGGCTGTGGAGCAAGTATAAGAGCGCCCTGCCGAAGGGCCTGCTGTTCGGCATCTTTGTAACGGCTCTGTTCACGTTCCGTTTTCTGGTGGAGTTCCTGAAAGAGAACCAGGAGGCCTTTGAGGATAACCTGACGCTGAACATGGGGCAGATCCTGAGTATCCCTCTCATTATTGCTGGCCTGTTCATTCTCTTTAGGGTGTGGCAAAACCCAACGCCGGCGCTGCCCGGTGGCCGCCTGCCAGAGAAGGAGAAAGAGAAGAGGAAAGTATAAGCAAGTATAAAAAGTAAGCGACATCCCCTTTTGCCACGGCAGGAGGGGATGTCGCTTTTTAAATGGTGCCTACAGTGGGAAGTAGTACAGGTTGCCGCCCTCGCTGGTAAGCACCAGCCTGTTGTTGCCCTCAAAGGCCACGGCTTCTGTCTGGCCCGCGTCATCCAGTTTCTGCTTCTCATACTGGCCTTCGTAGAACTTGTCCGGGCTGCTATAGCCCCGGAAGAGGTGCAGTTCCTCTTCACTCACAAGGGCCACTGTCTTGCCGTCGGGGCTGATGGCGGCCCCCGTTACCAAAGCCTTTAAGTTGTGGCTGCCAATGAGACGGGCTTTGTAGGTGCCGGGCTGGTCGGGTAGCTGGTACACTTTGGCGGTTTCGCCACGCCCGCGGTCTTTGGAGATGAGGTATAGTTTGCCGTTGCTCCAGAAGATGGCTTCGCTGTCGAAGTTGCGCTGCTTCTTCTTGGGCGGGTAAGCTGTCTGGTCTTCGTAGGAGAACCGGATCGCCTGCACCTGCTCCGGCCGCTCAGGGTGAAGTTTGTACACAGCCAATTCCCGTCGGTCATTTTCATTGTTGCCCGTATCAGCTATGTAAATGTTGCCCTCCGCATCCTGTGTCAGGTCTTCCCAGTCTACGTTTGGCAGCCTGAGCGAGATTGTCTGCTGCAGCTTGCCCTGTGCGTTCAGGAGGTAGAGGTTGGGGCTGTTGCCGGCATCGTTGTGCGTTAGGTACTGGCCCTGCCCCAGCACCGCCAGCCCGGAGCTTTCGTTCACCTCGCGGGGGAGGGAGGCCAGTTTTTCCAGCCCGTTAGCGGCGGCGGCTTCATGAAGGAAGAGCTCGTCGCGGAAAATAAGCAGCATCAAGCCAACAAGCGTAACAAAGAGTACAGTAGTCTTTAGCATCAGTTTCATGTAAATAGTGTAGTTGCGGGGCTGTAGTATAAACGTGAAGCGCTGCGCCACGTTAAGAGAAAATGCATAAAAAGGCTGCAACACTGCCTGTAAAGCGGCGCGATAAGTAAAAAGAAAATACAAGGCCATGGAGATCAAGAAGATAAAGGAAACCTGCCTCTATGTTAAGGACCTGGCGGAAAGCAAGCGGTTCTACGGCGAGAAGCTAGGCTTTAAGACGATAGGCGAGGTGAAGGACCGGCACGTGTTCTTTCGGGCGGGTGCTTCTGTACTGCTGTGTTTTAACCCGGAGGCATCAAAGAAAGGGGGCACCCTGCCGCCCCACTTTGGGGGAGGGCAACTGCACCTGGCGTTTGAGGTAAGCAAAGAGGAGTACCAGCCCTGGAAGGAGAAAGTTGCAGCGTTGGGAGTTGAGATAGAGCAGGAGTTTGATTGGGGCGGCGGCTTTCTGTCTTTTTACTTCCGCGACCCGGACGAGCACCTGCTGGAGGTGGTGATGGAAGGCATGTGGGAGCGGGGGGCGTAGCGCGGCTGTAGCGCCCAGGATGAAAAGTATAGGCGCTGCTGTGCTCAATATCTCTGTTTTCAGTCGTTACTAAGGAGCTGCAGCAGCTCTGTTCTGCTGAGGTTTCCCCGTCATCGTAGAAATATGGGCACTTTGAACGACCGGGATTAATTCTTTTCTTTTGCGCCTTTCTCCACCTGCTTTAAATAGGCTATAGCCTCGTCAGAGAAAGTAAAGGGTTTCGCTTTGTCTTTCTTCGCGGCCTTGTTGTAGAGGTAGACAAACTGGAAAGGGTCCTGTATGTTTTTCACCAGTTTCCTTGTCAGGCCGTTCCTTTCGATAACCTCGCTCATGTAAAACCCTGGTATGTGGCCGCTCGAACCAATCAGCTTACCCATGTCCTTGGTGGTGTACGCTTTCTTTCCCGTTGCCATTTCAGTGATGGCCGCATCAATCATGGGCAGGGCCTTTTCCCCTGTCACCAGGAAGTACTCCCCAAAGCGCATGTTCTCAGGAAAGCCAGAGGCCATGGTAAACTTCTTGTCAATCAGGTCCGGGCCGCCTTCGTTCAATATCCTGTTCAGCAGTAGCAGCAACCCCTTGTCTTTTTCGGCTACCTCGTACTGCTTAGGCTTACGAAGCACATGGTGCAGTTCGTGGCCCGCCAGTGCGCCTTGATTCACCCTGTCGAAGCTGTAAGCAGCCCAAAGGGTGAAAACAATATTGCCTCGCTGGGCGATAGCATCGTTCTCGATGGCGATGAAGTGCAGCTGGGTCTCAGGGCTTTTCTGCTGCAACTTCTTTGGAAGCATCAGGTAAGCATTCTCATACATGGACGCAATGTAGGCCTCCTTGCTTGAAGACAGCTTGCCCAGGTAAGCCAAAAGCTCTGGCTCATGCGCCCTGTACTCGTTGATGACATAGGTGAGGTAGTAACGGCTAGGGTCTTTCAACTTTCTCTGAAGAATAGTATCGTTCTGGGGCATGTACACGATCTCCATTTCCTTCCTGTATTTTTCAAGGTAGGTGTCACTAAAGTTCTGGTTTTCGATGTACAGCCTGTTCCCCTCCAGCTTCAGAAATTTCCGCCAGGTTTCTGGTTTCAAAGAGTATCCTTGTCTGAGGCTGTCAGCCAGCTGAAAGTAGCGGACTGCCGCTGTCTCATCAATGGTCTGCGCCTTTAGGCACTGGCAAGCGGCAAGTAATGCGATAAGGGTAAATAGCTTTTTCATGTGCATGAGTTAAACCTGTTTTCATTTTTGCAACGGTTGGTGTAGACGATGTGCGAGGCAATAGCCGAGCATGGAGTATACACATGGCTAGCCAAAGACATATTTAGAGTATTATTTGCCAAAAGTCTCTTACTCTTCTTGCACCTCTAACATCCATGGGTATTGCCTGCATCTCAAGGCTCAGTCCTTCAGCATCAACAGTTAGCCTGTTTACCCGTGATACCTCAAAAATTTTGGTCTTAATTACCTTCTCAAGGGTTGATGCGGAGTTATACTTTATTTTATAGCCATCAACAGAAGCTTTGTGCTTGTACTTTCCAGACAAATTAAAGAAAAGGTTCAAAAAGCTCCCTCCACCAGCTTTCAAGAATTTTTCTTGCTCTATGCCATTAGCCTTTAGCTGCAGCCTTAGAACTTCTGAAAAGATGCCGCTGTTGTTGACTGTGGTGAGTTCTCTTTTACCGTAGACTCTCAGCTGGTACGAATTCACTTGTTGAGTCATTTCAAACTCTACTATGTTGGCGTTGTAAGAACCTCTTATTTCCGCACCTGCTTCATTTGCTACCTTCTCCCACACTTTCCCTTTGCTTTCCATGATTTTGTACCAAGGTGAATCATCATGATTCGGAACAATAGGTGATACTGCCATTCTCTCTTTCTTTTGTTTTTAGGTAACTACAGTATATAAGGAACTCCTCCGGTTACGCTACTTGTGCAGCCGCAGCTTTACTTGTGTGCCGTGTTGTAAGCGGTGCTTTTATTTTCTTTAGTTAAAATTGAGAGCAACCTGCACAAATAGGCATTTTCCTTTGCAGAGTCTTTCCGCATGTTCCATTCCTGCAGGATCACAGCTACAACGTTTTCTTCAGGCAAAATCAGAATGTGTTGGCCTCCTTTACCTCTCGCTGTGTACACAGGCTTATCGTTGTAGTTTAGAAGCCACCATGAGTAGCCGTATCCAGTTTCCTGGTAGCAGCCTAAGGTTCGGAAAGCTTTGCTTTCGCTGGTGTAGTTGGTGAAGCTTTTATCCACCCACGAAGAATCCAGAAGCTGTACCCCATTCACCTTTCCTTTGTTTAGGTACAACTCGCCAAATCTGGCAAGGTCTCTTGCCGTGAAATAAGTCTCGTCCCCGCCAGCATAGTAGCCGTCCACTTTCCGCCAGAAGCCGCATTGGATACCTAGCGGTTTAAACAGCTTCTCTTGGGCAAATTCCTTTGTGGTTGCTTTAGAAGCCTTCGTGATCACAGCAGAAAGAACGGTGTGTGATCCTGTGAAGTACTTGAATTCATGCCCCAGCTTACTTTCAGAAACCTCTTCATTCAGCATCACCTGCGCTACATTCTGTGGGCCATCCCATCCGGTAAAACCACCCCGCATGGACAGCAAATGGGCTACTGTCAATCTTTCCTTGGGGTGATTTTGCCCGCTCTTCTGGTACTCTGGGAACAAAGGCATAACATAATCTTCTTCGGATTTAAGGTAGCCTTCTTGGATCGATATATCAGTTAGGGCGGAAGTAATGCTTTTAGTAACAGAGT includes:
- the rnc gene encoding ribonuclease III, which encodes MFGPFKPVRRAYHRLFNKDKVLVRALAGIIGSTPDNLRLYRLALTHTSFARQTAAGKHETNERLEFLGDAVLGAVVAEHLFKKFPYEDEGFLTEIRSRIVNRESLNQIAVKIGLNLLVKVDTSNHGMRHKSVNGNALEALVGAIYLDKGYNTTRMFILSKLVKPHVDIHNLVNTTANFKSKLIEWAQSQNLEIRFDIIKRKQQGNTTEFTSEVYIDDKPIAVGIGLSKKKADQAAAEKGLEALKIS
- a CDS encoding class I SAM-dependent methyltransferase, encoding MNCRFCKEPLYNKFVDLVNCPPSNAFLTYEQLSEPELYFPLTIYACDTCHLVQVDEYKKAKEIFNSEYVYFSSYSKSWVEHARRYVEAMMDRFGYNEESLVIEIASNDGYLLQHFRNNGVPVLGIEPTRNTAEVALEKGIPTITEYFGAGFAHELSIKQQKANLLIGNNVLAHVPDINDFVEGLKVALRKRGVITMEFPHLLRLVEDCQFDTIYHEHFSYLSFTTVKTIFEAHALEMFDVEEVPTHGGSLRIFAKHLKDDTRQISPKVQAMLDKEEAAGIKTSAYYLGFQERVDTSKYELLQFLLDKKKAGKKVIGYGAAAKGNTLLNYAGIKGNDLIEFVVDAAPSKQGKYLPGSHIPVCEEANIREFEPDYIIIFPWNLKEEVMNQLAYVQEWGCTFVTFIPALHVCEPKPQKVNV
- the nadE gene encoding NAD(+) synthase, which encodes MEETRLMLAAAALNQTPMDWAGNLQNIQTAINEAKQNNTDLLLLPELAITGYGCEDMFLSPWLSEMAFNQLLQVKDMCDGITVAVGLPVFLNMRVYNTACVIRNKEIIGFTAKQFLANDGVHYEPRWFTPWPANEVQEFEMLGQKYSIGDIVYEEQGVKYAFEICEDAWRPNRPAERHMPKGVQLILNPSASHFALSKTDVRYRLVVDASKKYQCAYMYANLLGNEAGRMIYDGEVLIAQNGKLIRRNELLCFKDVDMECAEVCFSDNPEIAEVIEYLPPIDENKEVIAALSLALFDYMRKSRSRGFVLSLSGGADSSLCAVAVAEMVRRGVESLGREAFVEKALFFSAEDKARIAQLPQEEAQKAIVNKLLTCAYQGTVNSSDDTYTSAKELADSIGARFYNWTIDEEVKGYIGKIEHALGRKLTWEQDDITLQNIQARVRAPGIWMLANIQYALLMATSNRSEASVGYATMDGDTAGSISPIAGIDKAFIRQFLVWAQQELGYTGLQYVNNLQPSAELRPSEEEQTDEKDLMPYEVLNQIERLAFHDRYSPEEVYTILLEQQVAQAEVLKAWITKFYSLWSRNQWKRERYAPAFHLDDYNVDPRSWLRFPILSGGFREELKRVQDK
- a CDS encoding SdpI family protein yields the protein MLFLHLLPGLLVLLIGLVLQAWPPRHINWFYGFRTHYSMRSPENWREGNRYYARLIVGTGVVSVLAGWLCHLLLQVPASILVLAGLMLPLFMGSILLTNEHLKRKYGNR
- the lgt gene encoding prolipoprotein diacylglyceryl transferase, with translation MNILNYILWNVDPDIFSIGPLTIRWYGLLFALGFVFGQRILTKIYVAEGRTEGDVDVITLYMIIGTVIGARLGHTLFYAPDYYLSNPIEILKIWEGGLASHGATIGILFALWLFSRKQKFDYMWVLDRIVIVVALGGALIRMGNLMNSEIIGRPTDVPWAFEFVRLGENPVVPRHPTQLYESLSVFALFVLLYWLWSKYKSALPKGLLFGIFVTALFTFRFLVEFLKENQEAFEDNLTLNMGQILSIPLIIAGLFILFRVWQNPTPALPGGRLPEKEKEKRKV
- a CDS encoding VOC family protein; this encodes MEIKKIKETCLYVKDLAESKRFYGEKLGFKTIGEVKDRHVFFRAGASVLLCFNPEASKKGGTLPPHFGGGQLHLAFEVSKEEYQPWKEKVAALGVEIEQEFDWGGGFLSFYFRDPDEHLLEVVMEGMWERGA
- a CDS encoding DUF5700 domain-containing putative Zn-dependent protease; this encodes MKKLFTLIALLAACQCLKAQTIDETAAVRYFQLADSLRQGYSLKPETWRKFLKLEGNRLYIENQNFSDTYLEKYRKEMEIVYMPQNDTILQRKLKDPSRYYLTYVINEYRAHEPELLAYLGKLSSSKEAYIASMYENAYLMLPKKLQQKSPETQLHFIAIENDAIAQRGNIVFTLWAAYSFDRVNQGALAGHELHHVLRKPKQYEVAEKDKGLLLLLNRILNEGGPDLIDKKFTMASGFPENMRFGEYFLVTGEKALPMIDAAITEMATGKKAYTTKDMGKLIGSSGHIPGFYMSEVIERNGLTRKLVKNIQDPFQFVYLYNKAAKKDKAKPFTFSDEAIAYLKQVEKGAKEKN
- a CDS encoding serine hydrolase domain-containing protein produces the protein MKTLYVTFILLTGLFIGISYKVKDDYFYLPYPNAIEFVLVLLLLLFTAVVLIWKKHRREKLFLGCASAATLLLVVNTMNYFLEWHPLNLSMPFTASQSFEVSHEPYKWQTATPISAGYDQADIEQYLKEVEGWERLRGLVVIKDGKLVVEKYQKGATRFSAFNVHSVTKSITSALTDISIQEGYLKSEEDYVMPLFPEYQKSGQNHPKERLTVAHLLSMRGGFTGWDGPQNVAQVMLNEEVSESKLGHEFKYFTGSHTVLSAVITKASKATTKEFAQEKLFKPLGIQCGFWRKVDGYYAGGDETYFTARDLARFGELYLNKGKVNGVQLLDSSWVDKSFTNYTSESKAFRTLGCYQETGYGYSWWLLNYNDKPVYTARGKGGQHILILPEENVVAVILQEWNMRKDSAKENAYLCRLLSILTKENKSTAYNTAHK